Below is a genomic region from Oreochromis niloticus isolate F11D_XX linkage group LG13, O_niloticus_UMD_NMBU, whole genome shotgun sequence.
gcaaaatacaaagaaacgaTGGGTGCCCCGAGGCTTTTGCGTACCACTGTAATTTTGTATACAAATCCTTAAATCTTGACTATGCCAGTGCACTTTACCAGATTTATGAAACTTGGATGAGCAAACTTGTACAAAAAGAAGAAGGTAAAGTAttatatcatttatttttcatctttttaatgGCCTGCAGTGGAAAAAGGGAAAACCAAAAAATGTCAAAGTCCAGCAATAGGCTTAAATCTTATAATACTGAATAATGTGTATAAATGTAGGCAGATGTAAAAGTGCCAGAGAGATCACAGAGTGCCCCCTCCCTGTTTTCAGTCATTGTTCCGGCTTGCATACAGCACTTGTTTAAAATTTGGGAATCAATCATTTGCAGTATGTAGTGCCAACCAAgttacaaacacaaaaaattggGGCCAGATTGCCTGTGCCATAATGAGTGCAATGGCAATTTTGGTTTAACAAAACTTTTTGTAATTGCATTGCAAATTTTGTTTCTGTAACTTTTAATTTTTGGTGTCCTTACATTGAGCACAAAGAAAGCCTCATGGGTAGCCACTGGAAATGCTCCTCTTGACATACAGAGGTCGTTCAAGAGCTGTAATAGGCTTTAAAGCATTGGTTCCTCCCACTGGGCGGACCGACTGTTGGAGTAGATAGTGTACTGTTACGCACAGTTTGCCTTATTGACGCGACagagaaagggagaggaagCAAACAAAGGACTGAGTTTGTTTACAGGTTTACAGACTGATTAAAACACTTCattcttttttgttgtgtttcatGTTACTTTTTGAAGCTTCACTTGGACTATGTATTAGAACACCACCAGAGGCACGATCCCGAAATGCATTCAAGGTGAGTTTAAAGACGGGCTCCAAAAAAATATGtgtgttacttaaaaaaaaaaatacacaaatctTTACAAACGTGCTCTTTAGATGTTTCAGTCGCTGTGTCAGGTGTCACGTTGCAAACAGCCGACACCTGCCTAGTATATTGGTAGATTTGTGGAAAAATCTAGAAATCAGTAGATCTAAATTTGAATTATTCATATTATTGTGAAATATCACTGCAATCACCATGAagacatttttgtttaaaagGTGTTTTAAACAAAGGTGCTCTTCCCACGCATGTCTACTAAGTGGTTACTAAAACAGTTACCAAAGTAGTGCAGTGGGTGTTTGAAACGACCGTCCCGTGTTTGATGGGACTTTCTTCTTTTACATTAATCTGGATTTGGGTGTGAATTTTGCAGCGACCCTCTGACTCCGCCGGTATATTTGGCAACGCGGCGCGCTGGCTTGAGTTCAGCTTATTAATCTGCTAACTCTGTAGACGGGTGAAACCCGACATCGGTTGTGTTGACTGTAAAGGAGATGCTGTGAATGCCGGTGTCCCCAGGGATGCAGGGAGGGGAAAAACATGCGTTTTATTTGCTCGATAGAGTGACGACAGCTTCTTTCAAGAAATAAGCACACGCTAAGTGGGGTGAGGATTTAAGTGACAATTTTCCATTTAAACCCCTCAGAAGagctgattttgtttgtttgtttgtttcatcttTCCCTTGTTAAGGGAGGTTAAAGAGTTTATCCGCGTTTCTACTTACCGGCTACTGTCAGGCGATGACGCCGGCGTGGGAGATTTTTATCCACTCTGGCTAGCTGGCTTGAACTTTTCTCCCATTAATTCTTGTGATAATGGGCAATTACGGACACTAATGGATATGTTTGGCACGCTACTATGAGACTCCCAGGACTGGAGATGGCGCACGACACCACTTGGTTTTGCAGAAGAACCATACGAGGGATAGCGAGTAATGCCGTACGCGCACACGGCAGCTCAGCTattttgctgtttgtgttttaataGTTAAGTGAAACCTAATATGTTAACCGAGAGGTCACTTTCTTCTATCCGATGATACTGTCAGCCGTCACCCACGAAGACACGGAAACCTCTTTGTGTTCATAAAGTTTCGGTGCAGACGTGTCGCCGAGCGAATTTTCTTACATCTTCTGCCCTGTTGCACCTACATAAAACACACCGAGTTAGTGTTCTCGTACCGGCTTTGCGGATTTTGCTTCCTTCCCACTTTGTTGTTTTCCCTCTTGGCGTAGTAGCCGCACGAACGTGTCGCTGTTATTTCTCTAGTGCGCAAACTGTCGCCTCTCCGGAGGCGCTCGGATCGGTACTGAAACCCACAAGGAAAGTAAAAATTTTCATATGGTTGAAGTACAGCCGTCGCGCCGGTTCACACAGTTGTCgctcctcctctgctcctctaAAAGCAACGCTATGATGAATATTTATAGACGTGCGAAATAAAAGCGCGAATACcggtgaataaaaaaaaatgtctgcctAGAATTTCAGGTCATTTTGGCAGACGCCTTGCACTACGGGTCATTACAGCGGGGGATTCGTGCGCCGAGGAAGCTGCAGTTTATTCTGGACAAACAGGAAGCGCCGCAACAAAACATCATTTTCATGATTTAGTTTTGTAAGACTGTCACATTGAGAGTCTGAAGCTCAGTAATCCAAACGGAAAATGGCACATGTGTAAATCGTTGTTATCTCAGCGCAAATCACCTTAAATAAACTGACTTTGCAAAAATCAATAGACTACTTGAGTGAACTTGATTTGAGAAATTCCTTTATTAACTGTTAATAAGCATCGATGTCAGAAAGATTGTTATATTTTACTTATTTGAAAATGCTGATATGCAGGCTGACTGCGGTCTGCGCATTTATTTCTGGCTGTTTCTCTGTGACGCAGCTGAAGTCACTCTGGGGCTTCCTCATGCTTTTCCTATAAGGCAAACAGAGATGTGCCGCAATCAGCAAATTTATTTTCAAACAATGGAGGCGCACCGGGCAGCCAGTTGGACAGGAAACCTGGGCCACAGAGCAGGAACACGCTCAGCGCGCAGCCAAACACTCGCTCCTAAACTCCCTGTGCTTATCTGGGTTTCAGCTACACCGAGAAGTAAGTTACAATGCAGTACCGTTTCATAAAAGTCACTTATTGTTAGCACGTTGCATCtgctatgatttggcaaaaaaaggaaaaaaaaagttcgcGCGTGTGTAAAATTCAGTTAAGTGACATAAGTCCCGCAGTTCTGATGGGATATTTGGAAACAAAGTCACGTCCTGCCAGCGGATCGCTGGAATACGTGCGGCTGAAACTCCAGACGAAACAACAGCGAGAGGCTGTTGGCTGTTTGAGCACAGGGATGACCAGCCAAACTGACGGTGCCGCTCTGTTCATTCAACAGACCACCAAATTCGTCCGATGGCTCGACCGCAGTAACAGCATCGGAGGCCAGCGGAGGAGATCTACCACCTGTCGGTGCCACAGGAGCTCAAACATCCCGTTTAAACCGCGGCTCTACCGGAGGAGGAGAACCGGATTCGCCTTCCTGGTGCAGAACCCCGAAGAGCTTTGACGTTTTTCAGAGCCGGACGATATTCCGCTTCCCTCGCCGTTCCTCCAGTGGATATTTTTCCTCTGACTGCGACTCGTTGCCGAGCTCTCCGCTCTCCCCGAAGCCAGTGATGTCTGACAAAGCGATACAGACCCCGAGCCCCACCGGACAGGTGCTAATACACGCCCTGCAGCGCATGGGTGAGGTGCGCGGTGAAGGACCGGGCACGCAACACGGTGAGCACAGACTCTTCATGTATAACAGCCGCATTAATGTGAGTGCACGCACGTGGAGGAGGTTAAGAAGTCTTTTTGTAAAGTCATTTCCCAAGTGATGGAGTGAAAAACTGAGATGCAGGAACTCCATTTGGAAATGTAAGGTGGCTGTACTTCCCATTACGGTAAAGGTGTTTCTCGCCTTGCGCCTTTCGTCAtgatgttgctgttgttgtaggCACACAATAAAATTTTCATGCTCACAATAAAGaatgcaaataaaacattaGGAATTTGTCTAAATGCCCAAAGCACTGCTAATACTGTTATAGGTGTGGGTGAAAGTTTGACCTGACTCAGTCAATAAAGACTACCCTGGACGTAAAACTTGGCTTCTACGGTTGTGTGGGTATGCAGCTTAATAGGAAACTAGATAGGAGCCTAGAACTAGTTCCCTCACGTTTCCTCTATCAAAGATTCGGGGCTTTGGGCGGTTGGTGGTGTTGAGTGTTACTAATGATAGtgaaaagatgaacaaaaacatACTTAGGATGTTTTGCTATCTAGTTTCATACTTAagatgtgtttgttttcaccCCTTTCTCACTGTCGAGCTTAGTCATGAAAGAGAGCCGTTTTTCCACTACTCTGATGTGCTGTGCTTGCTATTCTCACATGAGTAAggctgttgcttttttttttcgaGATTCTGGTTTATTGACTAATACTCTGCATGCGCTACTCTGTTGGCCCTTGAAGAGAAATCCAACAAATCCAGGTGGAAACATGCTTATATAAAACACACTAATGACTCCTCCATGCTGCTAAATCCACTTCTGCTGCTTCTCTGTTTTCATTCACTGTAGTAGTACTTTGTTTTCTGGGGAGTAATGCCTGCTGCCTTTGAGTGTGTAAAACTTtactaaaacctgcaggatacATTTGAATATCACTCTCAGATTTAATTTAACAGGAAACGGTTGACTTGTTTATACAAAGGGTGCGTGATGGTTATAACATTGTGGACAAATGTGGATCCAATGGGTTGGATGTGCGATTTTGTTTTGCAACCCCCCCGGCAGAAACGGTGACAACTTGTATTCACATTAGTTTTTAAAGTCTTAACCCCACCCTTACTCTGTAATGGTTTATCATTTTCATCTTCACATTGGTGGTTTGAGGGAGACAAACACATAATAGTGTAATGAGTGACGACCATTCTCTACCAAGTACTCTGAGAATGTTTCTGTTAGGAATTGTTAGTCCTGCTGATGTCGGTTTGTTTCAGAAGTTGTCCTGACTCATGGCTAGACTAACAGGGCCATGCCCAggaatgtgtgcatgtgtgttccaCACACAATGTAGGAACCTGTCAGTGAACCTCAAGAAAGACATTTCTACTGACATTGTCGTTACTGCCACGCCTAATGGATGTCAGATTTATATTCTTGTCAACACTTTTATTAGTCAAACTTAAAATTATGTCAAAGAGTCATAATGTATCATATTTCATAATGATAATTGAGTCTGTACTCTTAAAGATTCTGACTTCTCGAAGTAAGCATTATTTAGCTTTCGCTAAGTATCACTTAGCAAACTTGCAGGTGAAATGCAGAtgtgaaacacacaaacattgaGCAATGGCTGAACATGATATTTGGTAATGGAATCTTTCTGGTTTCAGTTTGTAGCCCAAGTAGTGTTGGTTGGTCACATTTAAGTGGGCTGTGTTTGCATGCTTTAACAGTATTAAAGATGGCTGAAGCTTCCTGCTGTGAAAAGCAAACAACACACAAGTACCTTAAAGCTGCATTCTGTTTAATGGCCAGTAGGGGTGCCGCCGAATGTTGGCAATAAACTTGTAGTTGTAAAGGCCTCAGCTCTTTTCTCTTCAACCTCAGAAGAGACCTACCCAATGAGGTAATTGCTAGTTTAGGacacatttaataaaaaataaagttagttTTTGTAAACTGTCATTattggagtaaaaaaaaaaaggggttcATCCTGGATAATCTAATTGATTATAAATAATAAGTCAATCATAAGTGTGAATGACAGCGAGCATGTGGTGTCCCTGGGTTTCACAGTCAGAGCCACCTCTCACCCATTATATTGCAGAAGTTGACAAAGAACATGCTCAATTCTAGGATTCATAAACTAAGGTTAAGGTCAGGTTGTGTTTTAGATAGTCTAGGGTTTcattctgcaaaaaaaaaaaatgtgtataagCTGAACTACATGTTGATTCTCCAAACTGCACCAATTTTGTGTCATACTTTAGCCTCCATCAGCACTGATGCTGACTCAGGTTATATCATTCCACAGTGTGAAATACTGTTGCTCCTCAGATGCTGCTGTTGTCGCAGAAAAGGTGTCCATTTGGCGTTGAAGTCTtgttggttaggtttaggcgtCAAAAATACTCGGTTACACTGAGTAAAAGATGAAGAACTTTGTCCCTTCTCAACATTAATTCAGCATGCTGAAACATAATGCTTACCGAGTTTATTTAAATGTGACACCAAAAGTATTGGACCACACCgcttaatctttgaattcaggtgttttctgtcTCAGTGGTACAGGTGCACAAAAGCATGCACCTAACCAAACCACGTAGcctgcctttacaaacatttgtgaaagaatgaatcGTTCTAAAGAGCTTACGTTGATGTCACCCCTACAAGTCCGTTTGTGCAATGTCTTCCCTCCTAGATATTGCACGATTAGCTGTAAGtggtattattgcaaagtgaAAGCGTGCAGGAACCACAGCAATTTAGCCACATAAAGTTACATAGCGGGGTCACCAAAGGCAGTGGTGCATAGTGTGTAAAAGTCACCAACTCTTTGCTGACTCAATAACTGCAGAGCTTCACGGCATGGGTTTCCATCGCCGAGCAGCCCCTGCAGGTGTACTAGGTGGCCCGGTACTTTTGTTCATATAGCATATCTGATGAGTATGGATTGAGGCCCTTATTGCTAGTACCTTTATCCATACGTCCTCTGGCAAACATACCGGTAACAGCAGTATTTGAGGCCTTCAGGATGCTAGCATGTTGTTAACAAGAATTGATGTATTTCCCCTTTTATGGAATTAATATATCGATTGAGGTGTAAAGTAGCTAAATACATGTCAGTTAGCTGTTAATTAGAATGTTCAGTTGATACTAAAGTAGAAGTAGAAGCTGTTTAAATTATCCAAAGAGCTTAAAATGAAATTgacaaaataaaagatgaaagcagataaagttttaaataatctaaaacaggaagtgcaagTTATGAGCTTAGATTATATCATGacataaaatattttcaaatgtgGAGATTAAAATGTTGTGCCAATATTGTTTTATAATCTCTATACCACAAACTCATTACAAATCATACGTGCCACCATTGTATTTAGATGCTCATTAAACGTTAAACATTTAGTGTATGCTCCTACAGCATTTTTATGTTCAACAGTTTTGAACATATATGAGGGATTCCCCAAAATGTTTTTATCGGTTATCACAGCCTGGATCctatttttattgtttgctgtttatttcaatcccaaacagaaatgaaagaacTGCCACCTCCAGCATCACTGGTCTAAAATAGTGCTCCAGTGGGCTTGTTTACATCAGCACAGCTTAAAAACAGAAGGCTCATACTTTTAGCTGTGATGCTGTTGGCTAAAGTTGCCCATCCTGTTGCTTGGTAACAAACAAAACTTCGCCAGGAGGTTAAaacttggcaaaaaaaaaaaacagataaaagaacTAACAGAGTAAATGCCTTCACAGTGTTGCTGCCGTGGAAGCCAAATAAATCTTCTATGGAATAATGCTGTTCTGTCATCTTAATGAGAATAAACCTATTTGTTTTCCTCAGACTGGTAAAATTGTGCGGTTACATTACATTGCAGTCCAACCCTCTCTGTTTACATCTCAGCTTTAATCCTTCaatttgtttttctaaacacagtggggtttttattttttttgtaaatatcaaAGTAATCTCCTAAGGCTGAAATAAAACTTCCGAAAACCTGCGCATATTCTCTGCTTTGTATGTGTCGCTATTCTTTTTCATAATAGCAGCGAGTAGCTTTGCTGATTGCCTTGTGTCTCTTTTATTCTCATTCACTGTAGCCAGACAGACAAGATAGCAGTCAAAACAGAGCAGTCCATGTGTGTGGTTACGTGTTGTTTATTAAGTAAGCCACTCAAAAAAGGACTCAGCATGTATGTTTAGTAGCCAAAATAGGCCTGCAGGTCTTTTGTAAGATGCAGACAGTAACTTGCATCTCAATCAGTCCACTGCATTTGCAAGATAGGAccaataaacacaaacagactTGTGCAATAAGTTACACATTgtccccccaaacacacacaaaaagtctCACTTATCAAGATTGCTAACTTGTTTGTGTGTTAGATATAGTGCAGGGGCTTAAGGAAGATCTGTTTATCTTGTTGTTGCTGCTCGACATCGCAGTACTtcctcctgcagcagcaggaagATCACACTCGCAGTGCAGTCAGGTTTCTTCAGTTTTAGAGCAAAGCAGATGCCTCTTGTGAGTTTTTGTCCTTAACACAAAGTCTAATTATAATACAACCTCAGGGCTGGCCGGAAACAAAGATAGATTTTGCCTGAGGCTTTGATCTTACAAATAAACTTTAGCTGAAATTCAAGTTACTAAGCTGCACAAAGCCGACTTACTGTCTGTTAGAGGAATTCACTATTTATTCGGGTTACTCTGGTACTCTTTTGACCTAAGATGACCTAAGATGCAACTGTTTGCTCgcgtttgttttttgttttttaactggaTGCCCTTCGGCATaagcaaactgccaaaatcaGTTGTCAGCAGATCGCATTACAGCACCCAGGTTCATGTCTTAGAACTGCTCACATGCAAAATCAGCATCATCATGTATAATATGTATAACTGTCATTTTGGTTATTGTGATCATTGTCAAAGGAACATCCTGATAAAGTAAGTCCTCATGCATGACACAGTACTTAACCCGCTAAGTACATGCAGTGTTACTTAAAAGCATATTGGACGTCAGTGCAGAAATcttttaaaggaggaaacaagtAACGTCTGCAAGACTACACAGGAGTTCttgttttaagttttaaaattcattATTTGATGTCTTGAGTATCCTGGTATCGCCTACCTGCACCGTTTGTAGCTTCCAAACCTGAATAAATCAGTGAGATTCAGTGATTACTTAGCATTTATTACACTTTGAGGCATTGTAGCGTAGCTCCATGCCCATATCTCCATTAAAATCCCTCTTGCTGACGCTGCAGTCAGCAGCTTGATGGATTGATTGCTGTATTGGTCTCGTCAATATCAGAGGATGTGAGAAATATTAAGTCTGGGTTTCATAATGGCGTGCATGAGTCATAAGCGGAGATCGGTAAGAGGTCAGAGCCTTTCATAATCGTACTGTAGTTCAGACTGAAAATCTAACAGATTAACCACGAAAACACACATTCACGCGCACTGACACATGAACACACTCGCACTTTTCCTCACCCTGGTCAGCTGGCAACTGTAACACCATGAAGCACTCAAAGTGCACTAAATGTATCTGATAACCTTCTCTACTGTTAAtaattaacaaatatgtttgtcATTTACCTATTTTGTCTCACCTCGTTGAATAACATCTCCTCTGGGGTTTTTATTATGTCACTGTGAGCATGCATCGATTATAACatcaaataaactgaactgGGTCAAAACCAAAGGAGTCTCACTTTATGAATCACACTctgattgtttttcttctttgtctgtCGTATAGTTTCTTCaaaattttattgttaaaaGGAGTTTATTGGTgtgttttttcaaataaaagcaGTCATGTATTGGCGGGAAAGCCGAAAGTGCACATCTGAGTTctccaaaaaaaaataaaataaaaatgatgaaggTCTGAGTTACAGTGCCGAGTGCTTTTCTGTCACatctgttcatgttttttttaaaagattcaaCATCAACAAGTGAATCAAGCTCAAAGAAACTTAGCTCGGCTGCAGTGAATTTGGCGTAACCACAGTCTGAGCCGTGTGCTCGGTGATGCCCAAAAggactttattttctttctgggCAACCTATTGTTAACATAAGTTACGATCAGAGAGCCGCCATCTTGAAACACCTCGTATGTAAAGCTATGTAAATACATGCACTCAGTTTCTGTGTTCCTTTGTGGTTTCTCTTAATCTTACAAGTCATATTTCAAATATCTTTGTGCTGGGGTTTTACAGTGTTTTCAAGTCTGAACCCCTAACCACAAATAAAGCTCCAAATACTTTTTGGTTATGCTTCACTTATATGGAGCATAAATAAACATATATTTTGTCTCGGTGGATAAGTTTTACACATTTAACCTCTTCAGAAATGTAGTGAAAGATCATGTGAGTTAATGCTGTTGCACCCTGGAACTGATACACGGGATGTATAACAGTTGTTTACCTGATCATCATATGCAAAGATGGCATGTTTTCCTTTTACTTTGTGTTGCAGATCCGTCACCCAGCCCCTCTAGGACGTGGCAGCAAAACGCAGCAGGGGACATGCAGGCAGAGACATTCGGACAACAGCTCAGACGAATAGGAGACGAGTATAATCGTCTCCTATTGCAAAGGGTTAGTGATCACTGACActatttctgtgtgtgcgtgagagagagagagagagagagagagagagagagagaaagaagtcATATGTGTGTTAAAACCAGCCTGCAGCAGGATACATTTTTACATCTCTTGACCAGAAGGCTGAACACCCTGCAGCTGTGGTAgtgaagctgatcagctgacagACAAGACTGCGATTAACTAAAGGATATAAACAACTTTTGCCAAATCATCTCATCTCAGCAACTAAACTCAAAAATATATAGGCTGTTGGGAAATTGCCtttttcattcagtgtttctctgtgaatcCAGATTTGCAGCTGGATGCTGCTGAAATGAACCACATGTTCAGCAGGGCAGGaaacaagaaaggaaaaaaaaacaggacaaaatgtgtgtgtgtgtgtgagatcacAGTCTCTTAACAGCTGGTCATTTCCACTCTGCTTCGgttgagaaaaataaaaagacctGTGATCAAAGTATTACACGAACAGACAGCCTGAATCTGCAGAAAATCCAGATGCCACAGTTACCACTGCAGTTAAAAAACATaccaaaaaacaggaaaacagccTAATGATAGCAAAACCTCAACAGTGCAGGAGCAGGTGATGGATCTGTTAAGCGTAGAGGAAGGAAAGCAAGGTTTACAGAAGtcgaaaagaaacaaaaataaaaccttgTGGTACAAATTGAGTTTTTTAATGTGGGGAGAGTGAAAGAAGTTCATTGCAGCAGATGAAAACACTGTTACAAAGATGTATTTGTAAATGCCGAAGGTGAAATTCATCAGagctttttctgtttattaCTATATATCGCATTTGAGATGTTAAATATTTTCTGCATGCTATGCTGTTCTAGCCTTTCAGTTACAGTATTCTTGAAACTTCCTACTATTAACTCTTTAGGCcaaatcacacacaaaaaatacagGTTTAAGAAAATTCCTATCACCTAGCTTGCTTTGGTACTTGTGCCATGAGATTGCAGTTGCAGTGTTCTGACTATTGCTCTGCTAAAGAGACATTCATATTATTCTTGGGAGTATAAATCCTGTGAATGGTGCAGTTGTGAAGTTGTAATCAGACTTAATTTCCTCTTGGCTTCTTTTCCTTGGCAATATTTCGGCATATTGCATCACTGCGGTTTTATTTACTCCTCTATCAAAGAGCTGACTGGAGCTTTGGGAAGACAGAGAGGAAGCGAGGAGAAAACATGATCTAGTTTAAATTCACTTTAATCTCATCACAGAAATGGGTTAaaaaatagaagtgaagaaaaATGCATGACAGGCCTGTTATATCTCAGTAAGGAGCTTAAAACACTCCCTCAGTGTCAAAAGCTTAACAGTTACAAAGCTGCAAGTCTCCATTCGAGTCTTTTGATGCATGAGAAATCTGCTTTACTcactgaggtttttttttgtctgtgtaactaatgagcagcaaacaggaagAGAGTGAACCTTCTCTGCAACTTTGCTTCTGCATTTTTTCCATACCAACACATATATCTGATCTCTAGTGACCCTGCACTTACATATTAGAGATTCAGCCGTGTAAACTGCTAATGCATTAGTAATATAAACAAGCACAAATGTAGAAATCGatgattaaaaacacatttgttaatATTTCTCAGCATTATAATGTTTATGTCTCATCCTCAACACACTAAACAAACCTAAATTAGTCAGCGCCGTAATCACTAACCGTACAGTTACTCAGCTATGAGAGTCATGTTTTTGGAAGTTGCTACActgcttttctttatttccacCCATAACCTCGAATGTTTTCAGTAAAAAAGCTGGTGTTTCTCATGTCCTCTGTGAGCAATTTCCATTATTCAGTGTTGAAGATGGTGAGGAAAACAGTGCAGAGGCTGTGACTCAGCACCTTGTCACACAATTTTGGAACGTGTGTGTATTTTAGTGCCTCCGTTATCTTGACTGCAGAGCCAACCAGAAAGTGAGCGCATGTGTGTTAAGTaacttaaaaaactaacaaagaaATAGGCTGGGGATGTTATCCACTGCCCTGACATTGTGATTGTTCACCCTAACCTACTAGGCTAACTGGCAGTTGCACTGAAGAAAGCCTTATGTAGCTTGCACAGGAAGGTCAAACGTTAAACGTTAGGCGCTGTGACAAGGCCCAAACAAAGGAGCTCAGGATGTGATACGCAGTGAGGCAGaatatattttacttttaaatatatGCAAGTGACATAAAGttgcattttataatgtaaaaaaaaaaaaaagtataggcTATGTTGGTTCTATTGCATGTAGATACCCTTATGATTTAACTATCAGTTTGGGAGGTTTTTTTgctcttaaagaaataaacacactgaCTTTTCGATCAGTCAATTTAATCAACATTTTAAATTACTGATGTTAAAATGATCTGTAGTTTGTGGGATTGATTCTATATATGCCTTAAAAGTATTAGCGTACTATAGCTCACTTTAGTAAGACTGATCGGTTCATTAAGTCGTGTATTAATGCCGCGCATGTGTGGAGATTTATAGTTGAATGAAGGAATATGCAGTGCTTGTGGTAAAAGACAGACTGTATCTAGCCTTGACACACccatgatttagagaaacaacATTCacgttgtttgtgtgtgtgtgtgtgtgtgtgtgtatgtgtgagataTATAAATTATTTACTAAAGGAATTAATTGCCCTAGATTTTTACAGCAAAGTAAGGACACACTGTGGATGGCTTTACCGGTTCATGGCTACATCTTCACTAATTTCTCCTCAGAACTCATGGTATCTGAACTAGCTTTGTCATTCCCATGTTGCAGTTTTTGTTTCATAACATCTGAAACGTACATAACACAAAAAGTACTTCCTCATGAACAGTGGCCTCCAGCCCCTTTAGTTTTATAGCCAGTGTCACCAAACAGTATGTCAGCACCCAGCCTGTAATGTAAGTGCTAACGAGATGAAGTGAAAGCCTTCATTTacctttatttgtttgttttttttgatgaATTAACTCCATCTGccttaataaaatataatgtcaCTATGCTGTTTTCACTAAGGTAGGCGAGACTCGTTGAAATCAAGAGCTTAACAGATTACAGTATTACAACTCACGGGGAAAGTATTTAATTTAGTCCATATGTGAACAGTCCCACGAGCTGGGATTTAGTACGTGATAAGAGTTAGCGGCGTGAGCCTGCCATGGCCTCAACGGCTTTGAAACAAACTTAA
It encodes:
- the LOC102081903 gene encoding bcl-2-like protein 11 — its product is MHSRPPNSSDGSTAVTASEASGGDLPPVGATGAQTSRLNRGSTGGGEPDSPSWCRTPKSFDVFQSRTIFRFPRRSSSGYFSSDCDSLPSSPLSPKPVMSDKAIQTPSPTGQVLIHALQRMGEVRGEGPGTQHDPSPSPSRTWQQNAAGDMQAETFGQQLRRIGDEYNRLLLQRRAPRPVVLLPNILPHIHQEPVTLICVSLLLILIGRWIWIQGNTNTQDSQI